GACACGAACTCTTAAAGTTTGCGCCTGTTACACTAGATGTATATTATCCCAGTTCTTACAAATATAAAAAGGTATTATTAGAGTAATGGCAAAATGTTCAAAAGATAGGGATTAAATAAATAAAGGAGCTACTACGTGAATCATTATGTCCGCAATAAAATGGGCAATCATCGCAAACTCTAATCCTCGATAGATAAAGAGTGCTCCAAAAGTGATTCCACCAATTCCGTTTATCAGAAGCATTCCTAAAAATAGACCAAATGTCATCTCATATGTAGATGACGCAACACCATAATGTAAAAGCCCAAAGATTAAAGATGCTATTATAATAGCTGTCCATTTTGCAGAACTGGTTAGGTCCTTTCTCTTACGAAACCTGGAAAATAACCACAATACAAAAGTAACTAAAAAGAGTCGAAATATGGTTTCTTCTGTAATACCTGCTCCTAGGGAACCTAATATCCCTAACCACCATACTGGTTCATTAATTGAAGAATTATCAATACCAAGGTAATTTGATATATAATAGCTTACAATCATAATCAGAATTGAAGTAACTACTCCATATATTATGGCGAATCCTGTATTCTTTACATCTTGATTTGATATCTTTTCCTTACGAATAAACGAAGTGATAATTGGTAATTTCACTCCGATTTTCTTACCCATCAATAATGCAAGAAATATTAAAACAGCACCTTCTACCAACATCTGACCTGAAAAAATTAGAATAAAAAGCCCTTGAGAAACTCCCATTTCTTCATGAAATCCCTCTCTAGCTATAGCATAAGGAGCCATTGCTAGAGCTCCTACAACATTCAAAAACAATAAGACAAAATAAATTTTCCAATTAATCATTGATTGCTTTTCTTTTGTTATCACTTTACGAATCTCTTGTTTATTGTCGTTACTACCATCATAATTGTTCATCTTTTCTTCAAGAGCAGCCACTAGTCTATCAGAATCCTTAATATAAACCAATACTTTGTTCACCTGTTTTTTAAGTCCAAAATATCCAGTATAGGAAATCGGTTTATTGAAGATAATCTCGTGCCTTAATTCATCGGTTATTCCAAATATTCTAGTTAGTACTCTAGGAAAAGAAGTGGCGTGAAATACTCCTTTTTCGTGAATGATTCCACCTTTATCGCTATATGTAATTTGTGCCTTTTGAATTGAATCAATGTCAGATATATGAAATGATAGCTCTCTTCTCGCACCTATCTTTATCTCGATATTATTATTGATTATTCGTATAGGCGTATTTCGTACCCAATTGTAATCGCCAAGCATGTAAATAATGCTATAAATATGAAGAGCTGACATTATATTAGCCGAGGATGGATCTACTTTTTTTAAGTATATGTGAAAAACAACCATTTCTATTACTTGTTCATGCAAAAGTGCAATGAACAGCCAAAAATAATGAGAATTCTTGTGTAGCGAATATTCATTATTATTCTCCTTTATTCTCCAACGAAAAAAAGCATAGAATAATATTTTCCACTCTTTTACAAAAATTGTGATGAACGGATTTTTTTCGATTCTACCTTGCTTATATCTTATAAACAAATAAACAATAAATATTTCTAATGCAGTGATTAGTAGTATTAGGGATATCATCATCTGTTTATCCACTATTCGTTATTTCTCCCTTCTATTTATGTTTTTTATGCTCAAGCCAAAACAATACATATTGAACAATCGCCATACCTGTTAAAAGAATTACAGGAAAATATGGTATGTGATTAAGGTATGCTGTAAGCGCTATCGCAATAGGGAGAAAAGATGCAAAGAAAATATAAACCTTACGAGTTGCCTTATAAGTGATCCACTGTAGCCCCTCGTCTTCTTCTTTAAACTCCATAGGAATTAAAGAAGGCTTTACCTTATTTTTAGGATTTTTCATATTATTGATGGGGATGGCTGAGATCAGTATTAAAATTGGAATACCTAGTACTAGAGGATCAACTTTTAACCAATTTGGTACATCGTCAGAATAGTGATTACCCAGCATAATAATCCCCAAGCCAAGTACAAGTAAAGCATTAAATATCGGGGACTGAAAAATTCGTTTTAACATGGATCATTCTCCTTCTAAATAGAATATTTCTTCAACAGGGACTTGAAATACTTTTGCCATTTTTAATGCAAGAGTAATAGATGGAGCATAGTCTCCTTTTTCAATTAACCCAATTGTTTGCCTTGATACTTCAATCTTTTCGGCTAATTCCTGTTGAGTTAATCGAAATCTTGCCCGCAATTCGCGCACAGAATTATTTAACATGATTTTACTCAATCTCCTTTTTTATTCTCATTATCATCGTAAAGTATCTATGACAAAATGTAAACTATAGTTGTCTTTTTGTCACAAATCATTAACATTCTCTTTTGTTAAAAAACTTAAGTTTCTCCTTTAAGTAAGTAAAAAAAGTCAATTCGGTCATTTTTCATCATGACCAAATTGACTCTTTTCTTATTATTTTCAATTTTGACGTCTTTTCTTCAATTTGATATATTAGCCACACTAGGCTTAATTTCGTTTGAAGAATTGTTTTCTTGCTTTCTCCAAAACAATGTCATAACTATTCCTATAAATAGAATCACAGTCGCAAAATAGTATGGATAGTTAATATCTATATCAAATAATATTCCCCCTAAAATTGGACCACTAATGTTCGCCAAACTTGTAAACGTGGAGTTCATTCCACCAACGAAACCTTGTTCGTCTCCTGCGATATTTGAAAGGTAGGAAGTAACTGCAGGTCTGAATATATCGAATCCTACAAAAACAATAAACGTTACAAGTAAAATAGAAAAATATGAAGAAACAACTGTCATTAAAAAGACTAGTATTGCCGATAATAGTAAACTATAACGAATCAGTTTAATTTCTCCCCAAACTCGTGTAAGCCGATCAAACAATAAGACTTGTGAAATAGCACCAAAAATGGCCCCACCGGTAATAACAATCGCTATATCAGATGGTGTAAATTGGAACTTATGGTCCACAAATAAACTAAAGAATGATTCAAATGCTGCTAGACCAAATGAGGCGATAAATATCAAAATAAAAGCGAAGAAATATTTTGGCTCAATCATACGACTAAAACCATTCTTCTTCCCTTGTGTTTGTTCATTTGTGTTTATTTCACGTTTTGGCTCAGAAATAAACATAATAGTTAGTATGGCAGCAATTGTACCAAGTGCACCTGCAAAGAAGAATGGTATACGGGTACCAAATTCCGCTAAAAATCCACCGATACCAGGGCCAATAATAAACCCTGTACTAATAGCAGCTGACATATAACCGAGTGCTTTTGGGCGAGTTTCCAAGTTAGTAATATCAGCAATAAAAGCTGTAACACCTGGCATAATGAATGCTGCACTTACTCCACCTAAAATTCGGGAAATAAATAACACTTCTATTTCTTTTCCAAGACCAAATAATATCTCTGACAATCCGAAAATAAATAAGCCAAGTACAATCATGATCTTTCTTCCAAATTTATCTACTGCTTTCCCTGCAAATGGCGAAACGATCAATTGTGCAATTGCAAAAGCAGCTGTTAAATAGCCAACTGTCTTTCCGTTTATCCCTAATTCATTCATCAGTGTAGGTAAAACGGGAATAACAAGACCAATTCCCATAAAGGCTATAAATAAATTTAATAATAATAACCCTAACGTAATTTTATAGTTCTTCATTTCATATTTTCTCCTTCACGATTGACTAAAACCAAACGTACTTACTTGATTTCATCACTGTTTTTATCCTAATCTATATAGTAACTATATAGTCAAGGGTGATGAAGAAAAAGTGAATAAAAAAAATACGAAATATTTAACTACAGGTGAATTCGCAAAGCTTTGCAAAGTTAATAAACAAACACTCTTTTACTACGATCAAATTGGCCTTCTCTCTCCCGTATTTAAAAATGAAAAAGGCTATCGTTTTTATTCAATGAACCAAATTGAATTATTCTTTGTTATTGATTTATTAAAAGAGCTCGGTATGTCACTTAATGATATTCAACAATACACGCAAAATAAATCTCCTGAGGGCTTTTTGACATTAATGTATCAAAAGAGAGAAGAAATTGTGAAAAAACGAAAAGAAATAGAAATGAAGGAAAAACTTATCGAAACAAAAATATCATTAATGGAAGAAGCCTCACAGCTTGACTTTCACCAAATTACACTCGAGCATTTTCCTGAAGCAACACTTTATTTAAGCAGAAAAATTAAAAATACTACGGATGAGGAATTTGTAGAGGTTATTTCAGATTTTATTGATGAATTAAACGAGTTACAGCTTGATACAGGATATCCTATAGGTGTTATAACAAATCGGGAGCAAGTTTTAAAGGGCGAATTCTCAAAGTATAGCTATTTATACATTGAACAACCACAACCTAAGGAAGGATATTCCTATTTCCAGGCTGTAAAGGGTCATTTTCTCGTAGGCTATCATATTGGAGATGAACTAACAATTCATAATACCTATAAAAGGCTTTTTTCAGAAATGGAGCGTTTAGAATTAGCATTGGGAGATTATGTATTTGAAGAGTATATTTATGATACAGTTGTAAAGAATCAAAAGGAACATTACGTTACAAAAATTATGATGCAAGTGGATAAGCGCTTCCCCGTTCCTGAACTGCACACTGACTGTTAAATGAAAAAAGGATAGTAGAGTTCCTCCAACTATCCTTTTATTATATTAGAATGAAAGGCTGTACAAAGTATATTCTCTTTAAACTGGTTAAATTCTCAGTAGTGGACAATCTAGCAAAGATAATCAACTTTTTAAGAAGGATGTAATATTCTTTGCAGAAATCTCTTTGTTCTTTCTTCCTTTGGAGCTTTGAGCACTTCATCTGGTGTTCCTTGCTCAACGATGTAGCCGCCATCCATGAATAAAACTTTATTCGATACTTCACTTGCAAACTGGATCTCATGAGTTACGATGATCATCGTCCAGTTTTCCTTTGCTAAGTCCTTCATAACACTTAACACTTCACCTATTAATTCTGGATCAAGTGCAGATGTTGGCTCATCGAACAGCATAAGTTCAGGCTTAAGTGCTAACGCTCTTGCAATTCCTACCCGTTGTTGTTGACCTCCGGATAATTGATGCGGATAAAAATTCAGCTTATCTTTTAACCCAACCTTTTCTAAAAGAATCTTTGCCTCTTCTATGACCTCAGGTTTTTTTCGTTTTTGAACAATTAATGGACCTTCCATTACATTTTCAAGTGCCGTTTTGTGTGGAAAAAGGTTGTATGATTGAAAGACCATTCCAGATTTTCGACTAAGCTTGACCAAATCTTTTTTATCTAATCTTTGTCCAAAATCGAGTGTTAGACCATCATCAAAAGTATATTTCCCTTTATCAGGTAGCTCGAGTCCATTAAAACATCGAAGTAATGTTGTTTTACCAGATCCAGAAGGTCCAATAATGGATACCACTTCTCCCTTTTGCACATCAACATCCACATTTTTTAATACATGGTTTTCATCAAAAGATTTTGCCAAACCTTTTATCGATAAATACATGGCTCTCCCTCCTTTCTATCTAGCAACATATCGATCCAAGCGTTTTTCGATCACCACTTGAACTAAAGATAATACAAAACAGATTACCCAATAGATAAGGGCAGCTTCTACATATAAAAGTAGAAAGTCATACGTTCTAGCAGCAATTTCTTGTGCTTTTCTAAATAATTCTGCCACTAATACTAGTGATGCTAAAGAAGTATCCTTTACTAAACTTATGAATGAATTTGATAATGGTGGAACTGAAACTCTTGCTGCCTGTGGAAGAATAATTCTCCTTAGTGCTGTCCATCTTGACATACCAATTGTGTGGGCAGCCTCCCATTGTCCTTTTGGGATTGAAAGAATAGACGCACGAATAATTTCGGAACCATATGCACCAACGTTTAAAATAAATGCAATAACAGCACTTATAAAAGGATCAAGATTTACTCCAATGTTTGGTAGTCCATAAAATATGATAAATAATTGCACGAGTAAGGGTGTGCCTCTAATAGCTGACACAAAGATAATCGACGGAAGTTGTATAACACGCGATTTTGATAAGCGCATCATGGCTAAAACCAAGGCTAGTATTAAACCACCGACAAAAGAAATTAATGTAAGTGGTATTGTGTACTTTATAGCACCAGAAAGCATAGGGAGAAGAGAGTTTATGAATAACTCCCATCCTCCCATTTCTGCTGTTATGGTATTATTTTGTAGAAACATCTTCACCAAACCATTCTTGTGAAATTTTCGTTAATGTTCCGTCTTCTTTCATTGCAGCAAGCTGTTCATTAACTGCCTCAACTAATTCTTCGTTTCCTTTATTAAATGTAAAAGCCATCTCGGACACATCATCTGATTCAGCAACAATTTTTACATCTTTATCATTTTGATTTTTCATATAATCAAGTACGGCCAACTTATCATTTACTGTTACATCGGCTCTTCCTTGCTTAATTAGTTGGATAGATTGGGCAAGACCTTCTACCCCAACAAGCTCTGCTCCATTTTCTTCAGCAATCGCTCCATAGTTACTTGTTAATGATTGAGCAGATTTTTTCCCTTTTAAATCTTCAAATGAAGTAATATCAGTAGTTTCAGTAGGTGTAACAATAACAGAAGATGAATATGTGTATGGTGTTGAAAAATCATAGTTTGCTAAACGATCTTCATTAATTCCCACTTGGTTCGCAATTAGATCAAAACGTTTTGAATTTAATCCGGCAAACATAGAATCCCACTGTGTTTCCATAAATTCAACTTCTGCTCCCATACGTTTTGCAACTTCTTTTATTACTTCAACATCATATCCAGTTAGTTCTCCTTCTTCATTATGGAAAGTAAATGGCGCATATGTACCTTCTGTTCCAACAGTTAGTTTTTCTATTTTCGCGTTATCTTGTTCTGTTGCATTTTCATTGCTTTCGTCTTGATTTGTTCCACAAGCGGCAACCACCAAAACGAATAGTAACATCATTAAACTTAGTGCTAGTTTCTTCAAAAGGAAACCCTCCTAATCATCTATTTTTCTGTTCAATTGCTGTTTAACTAATATTCTTTCCATTAATTCATCCTACCAACATTTAAAGAGAAATTATTTCTTGCCCTGAATAATTATTTACAATGCCACACCATTATGCTCAAATCAACTAATAAGAATCGTATTTCCTTAAGTTTAAATATTTTGATTTTTCAGGGGGACAGGTTCGTTGTCCCATTGGGACACGGAACCTGTCCCCCTGTCTTTCATTCGTTCACAGCCATGCGACCAAGTGGCCCGCTTTCATCGATTAGATCTTGGATGTCATATACCGAAATAGGAAACATTGGAAAGCCGTAAACATATGGAGTGATTTCATATAATTGAAAATAAATGACTAGAGCTTTATCAGCTATATAAAAGTCTTGGTTAGGTTGGATTGAAGTGAAACCGTTAAGCAGAGGAAGATCGCGTTGTTTGATTTGTAGGTTGATGATGTCTGAGAGCCTTTTAACATAATCTACTCCTGGTTTGAATAAGTCTTTAAGCTCGCACTTTTTCCCTTTCTTCAGATCAAAGGTTAATGATTTTAAATAGGTCATACCGTGGCTGCGTGGAAGTGATACGTATAATTAGAAAGTGATAAACTCAAAACTTGTCGTTGATTATTCTTTATTTCATAGTAACCTAGCATTTCTTCTACTGTTGTTGGCATATTCCCAACCTGCTTGTTAATAAGTTGTTGAACTTCAACAACAATATTGTGATTAATTTGCCTTTGTAGTTGTTGATTTGTCATATTGGACACTTTTGGATAATAAATGGTTTGTTTCGGCTCTGTACTGACTGTTAACGTTTTAATTCCAACAGGTACGTAAGTGGCATCTGGTTATCCATCCTCTTTTTTCCTTCATTGTATGCATAGCACCTAGAAGATGTTAGGGGACAGGTCCGGTGTCCCATTGGGACACGGAACCTGTCCCTTTTTTACTCAGTAATTGCTGTTTGGAAGGTTTTGATTTCCGAACCAAAATCTAATGTTAAATTCAACATTCCATTTCCTTGGTATCGGCGACTATAGTTTAAGGAGTGTGTTCTTTTTATTAGTTGGGCGTATATTTCAGCCTCAGTTAGAGGACGGTCAAACTCTTTTTCACATTGCTCAATAATAAGCGCTACAGCTCCTGATACATGTGGGGTTGCCATTGAAGTTCCAGATAAGACGGCAAATTCGTTATTAAGATAGGTTGATAGAATTTCTTCACCGGGGGCAACAAGATCAATCGCTCTATTCGTATTACTAAAATCTGAAATTTCCTTTTGTAAATTTACCGAACCAACTTGTACAACTTCAGGATAGGCTCCTGGGTAGGCAAACTCATCTGTTTCATACCTTCCATCCCCTTCATTTCCAGCAGCGCAGACGATTAGAATTTCTTGGTTAATTGCCTCCTGAACTGCTTTATAAAGATCCTGATCATCCTCTCTCCCACCTAATGACATGCTGATGACTCTTACACGCTCTCCATTAGGTCCACGCCATTTTGTCGCATAACGAATGCCTTCTGTCACCCATTTTGTTTCTCCATAACCTTGACCCGAGAGCACCTTCAATACTAGGAGCTTTGCTTTTGGTGCTACACCAACAACACCCCTATCATTTTCTTCAGCACAAATTGTTCCACACACATGGGTACCATGTCCATTATAATCTTTTATGTTTTTCGGGTCTCCCCCATCATCTGTTGTAAAATTATAACCATCAATAATTTGATTTTGAAGCTCGAAATGACTGGAATCACATCCTGTATCAAGAACAGCGATTACATTTCCATGACCAAAATAACCTTGCTCCCAAGCAGTAGGAGCACCGACTAATTCAATACCAGGTGGAATAATTTTTGTATCTTTTAATACAGTTTGTATGGTGAAAGGAATTAATCCAACTTTACTCATTGTGATTCCTCCTTTATATTAAGGTGACATCATTCCATACTTCCTTATATTCCTAAGGAAACATCTGTTTCTATTTATTTTTTCCGTACCTTTTGTTATGATTTGTATTATAATTTAGTTGTAAGCAGTGTTTTTGACGTCTTCCTTATAGGAGGCGTCTTTTCTTTTTCGATTTCTTTTTTAAGTCATTTAAATTTTTTAACCCTAGTGTGATGGAAGAGAAAAGTGTGGCAGCAGCAACTAACAATTTGAGAAGCAGCTCTAACCACTCCAACACGATTACCACCTCCTTTTTACAAAAATAGGCCTACACAGTTACAAGTTGACTGGTAAGGCTGGTTTTTCAAAACGGAAGAAATTCCCCCTTGGAAAATTAGGATAAATATGGAATGTATGTCAATTGTAATTGTATCATGACCAAGCTTATCGAGCATTAATATTATGAATTTTCATACAATTATACTGTATACTAGACAGGCCCTCCCTTACTTAGTACCTACAATTTTTATAAAGTGATGAGGAAATATAACGAGTTCCCTTTATTATTGATAAACTTTGAACTTACACTATTAAAATACAAAGGATGTAACATAGATTAACAATGTTCGAATTTATGATCTCGACCTTTAATTTACATTTAAGTGAAATGTAAACCCTTCATAACAACAAAAAACCACCAAAACGATGTTCATTTTGATGGTCAATTCGTATATGATTTTTAACGCGTCCAATTGGTACTAGAGCATTTTATCATTTTAATAAAATAAACTAACCAAATCCGCTTTCTCGATATTTCCAAAGTATTTTTTCACATCGATATTTTCAATTACTTTTTCAATTGCTTCTTTTTCATAACGGGCACCAATTAGAGCATTTTCTACTTCTTCAACATCACCTGCGCCGAAAAAGTCTCCATAGATTTTACAATTTTTCACGATGCCCTTTTGTACTTCAAGTCGTAAATCAATTTGACCGACTGGAAATCTGTGTGAGTGCTGGTAGTTAAATTTCGGTGATTTCCCATAATTCCAATCCCAGTTTTGATAACGTTCTTTTGATATTTCGTTTATCTTTTTCCAGTCATCTTCATTGAGATCATAGGTTGGAATCGAATTCGTTCCGTCAAATATATAGCGTAGCAAAAGCTCTCTAAATTGTTCAATTGTAATCTGTTTCTCTAGGTATTCACTA
This Metabacillus endolithicus DNA region includes the following protein-coding sequences:
- a CDS encoding CPBP family intramembrane glutamic endopeptidase codes for the protein MDKQMMISLILLITALEIFIVYLFIRYKQGRIEKNPFITIFVKEWKILFYAFFRWRIKENNNEYSLHKNSHYFWLFIALLHEQVIEMVVFHIYLKKVDPSSANIMSALHIYSIIYMLGDYNWVRNTPIRIINNNIEIKIGARRELSFHISDIDSIQKAQITYSDKGGIIHEKGVFHATSFPRVLTRIFGITDELRHEIIFNKPISYTGYFGLKKQVNKVLVYIKDSDRLVAALEEKMNNYDGSNDNKQEIRKVITKEKQSMINWKIYFVLLFLNVVGALAMAPYAIAREGFHEEMGVSQGLFILIFSGQMLVEGAVLIFLALLMGKKIGVKLPIITSFIRKEKISNQDVKNTGFAIIYGVVTSILIMIVSYYISNYLGIDNSSINEPVWWLGILGSLGAGITEETIFRLFLVTFVLWLFSRFRKRKDLTSSAKWTAIIIASLIFGLLHYGVASSTYEMTFGLFLGMLLINGIGGITFGALFIYRGLEFAMIAHFIADIMIHVVAPLFI
- a CDS encoding helix-turn-helix transcriptional regulator — encoded protein: MMLNNSVRELRARFRLTQQELAEKIEVSRQTIGLIEKGDYAPSITLALKMAKVFQVPVEEIFYLEGE
- the norA gene encoding multidrug efflux MFS transporter NorA, which codes for MKNYKITLGLLLLNLFIAFMGIGLVIPVLPTLMNELGINGKTVGYLTAAFAIAQLIVSPFAGKAVDKFGRKIMIVLGLFIFGLSEILFGLGKEIEVLFISRILGGVSAAFIMPGVTAFIADITNLETRPKALGYMSAAISTGFIIGPGIGGFLAEFGTRIPFFFAGALGTIAAILTIMFISEPKREINTNEQTQGKKNGFSRMIEPKYFFAFILIFIASFGLAAFESFFSLFVDHKFQFTPSDIAIVITGGAIFGAISQVLLFDRLTRVWGEIKLIRYSLLLSAILVFLMTVVSSYFSILLVTFIVFVGFDIFRPAVTSYLSNIAGDEQGFVGGMNSTFTSLANISGPILGGILFDIDINYPYYFATVILFIGIVMTLFWRKQENNSSNEIKPSVANISN
- a CDS encoding MerR family transcriptional regulator, which codes for MNKKNTKYLTTGEFAKLCKVNKQTLFYYDQIGLLSPVFKNEKGYRFYSMNQIELFFVIDLLKELGMSLNDIQQYTQNKSPEGFLTLMYQKREEIVKKRKEIEMKEKLIETKISLMEEASQLDFHQITLEHFPEATLYLSRKIKNTTDEEFVEVISDFIDELNELQLDTGYPIGVITNREQVLKGEFSKYSYLYIEQPQPKEGYSYFQAVKGHFLVGYHIGDELTIHNTYKRLFSEMERLELALGDYVFEEYIYDTVVKNQKEHYVTKIMMQVDKRFPVPELHTDC
- a CDS encoding amino acid ABC transporter ATP-binding protein translates to MYLSIKGLAKSFDENHVLKNVDVDVQKGEVVSIIGPSGSGKTTLLRCFNGLELPDKGKYTFDDGLTLDFGQRLDKKDLVKLSRKSGMVFQSYNLFPHKTALENVMEGPLIVQKRKKPEVIEEAKILLEKVGLKDKLNFYPHQLSGGQQQRVGIARALALKPELMLFDEPTSALDPELIGEVLSVMKDLAKENWTMIIVTHEIQFASEVSNKVLFMDGGYIVEQGTPDEVLKAPKEERTKRFLQRILHPS
- a CDS encoding amino acid ABC transporter permease encodes the protein MFLQNNTITAEMGGWELFINSLLPMLSGAIKYTIPLTLISFVGGLILALVLAMMRLSKSRVIQLPSIIFVSAIRGTPLLVQLFIIFYGLPNIGVNLDPFISAVIAFILNVGAYGSEIIRASILSIPKGQWEAAHTIGMSRWTALRRIILPQAARVSVPPLSNSFISLVKDTSLASLVLVAELFRKAQEIAARTYDFLLLYVEAALIYWVICFVLSLVQVVIEKRLDRYVAR
- a CDS encoding amino acid ABC transporter substrate-binding protein; amino-acid sequence: MKKLALSLMMLLFVLVVAACGTNQDESNENATEQDNAKIEKLTVGTEGTYAPFTFHNEEGELTGYDVEVIKEVAKRMGAEVEFMETQWDSMFAGLNSKRFDLIANQVGINEDRLANYDFSTPYTYSSSVIVTPTETTDITSFEDLKGKKSAQSLTSNYGAIAEENGAELVGVEGLAQSIQLIKQGRADVTVNDKLAVLDYMKNQNDKDVKIVAESDDVSEMAFTFNKGNEELVEAVNEQLAAMKEDGTLTKISQEWFGEDVSTK
- a CDS encoding S8 family peptidase, with amino-acid sequence MSKVGLIPFTIQTVLKDTKIIPPGIELVGAPTAWEQGYFGHGNVIAVLDTGCDSSHFELQNQIIDGYNFTTDDGGDPKNIKDYNGHGTHVCGTICAEENDRGVVGVAPKAKLLVLKVLSGQGYGETKWVTEGIRYATKWRGPNGERVRVISMSLGGREDDQDLYKAVQEAINQEILIVCAAGNEGDGRYETDEFAYPGAYPEVVQVGSVNLQKEISDFSNTNRAIDLVAPGEEILSTYLNNEFAVLSGTSMATPHVSGAVALIIEQCEKEFDRPLTEAEIYAQLIKRTHSLNYSRRYQGNGMLNLTLDFGSEIKTFQTAITE